Proteins from one Meriones unguiculatus strain TT.TT164.6M chromosome 10, Bangor_MerUng_6.1, whole genome shotgun sequence genomic window:
- the Agrp gene encoding agouti-related protein: MLTVTLLACVLLLALPPTLGVQMAVAPLEGIRRPDQALFPEFPGLSLNGLKKKTADGAEEALLQKAEALAEVLDPQNRESRSPRRCVRLHESCLGQQVPCCDPCATCYCRFFNAFCYCRKLGTATNLCSRT; encoded by the exons ATGCTGACTGTCACGCTGCTGGCTTGTGTCCTGCTGCTGGCCCTGCCTCCTACGCTGGGGGTCCAGATGGCCGTGGCACCACTGGAAGGTATCAGAAGGCCTGACCAGGCCTTGTTCCCAGAGTTCCCAG GTCTAAGTCTGAATGGCCTGAAGAAGAAAACTGCAGACGGAGCAGAAGAAGCTCTGCTGCAGAAGGCAGAAGCTTTGGCAGAG GTGCTAGATCCCCAGAACCGCGAGTCTCGTTCTCCGCGTCGCTGTGTAAGGCTGCACGAGTCCTGCCTGGGGCAGCAGGTACCTTGCTGCGACCCGTGCGCCACGTGCTACTGCCGCTTCTTCAATGCCTTTTGCTACTGCCGCAAGCTGGGTACTGCCACGAACCTCTGCAGCCGCACCTAG